TCAATTAACCAAGATTGATACTCTTCCTCTTCAGGAGAGAGTTCCACTTTAAATTTTTCTGACCAGGCGATAAGCGGTCTAAACAAGATTTGATCGTAAAGGAATATGACGATGACCATGGTCAAAATCGCATAGCCTACAGCATGTAAGTCTCGCTGCTCAATCGCCAGCGCAATATATGAACCAACTCCAGGTAAGCGAATATCCTGATGTGCCACTGCGATAGACTCTGATAAGACCACAAAAAACCAACTAGCAGACATGGACATCATCAGATTCCACAGTAAACTAGACATTGAAAAAGGAACTTCAACCTTCCAAAACCGTTGCCAAGGCGATAATTGAAACATTGCCGCAGCTTCTTTTAAATCGTGCGGTAATGTCTTTAAAGATTGATAAAAACCAAAAGTAATATTCCAGACCTGTGCAGTAAAAATAGCAAAAATGGAGGCGCACTCGGGCCCTAATAAACTCCCAGGAAATAAATGGATAAAGCCAGTTACAGTAATCGATAAAAAACTTAACACAGGCACTGATTGGAGGATATCAATCGCAGGGATAATTATTTGCTCCGCGCGACGGTTTTTTGCAGCCAATGCACCTACAGCAAAAGTAAATAGTATCGATAAAGCCAAAGCGATAAACATTCTTAATACAGTTCGGGAAGCGTAGAAAGGCAGTTTGATTGGGTCTAATGAAATGGGTAATGGCTCGCCTAACTGATAAGGGCTCGCCATCTGTTTACCGGCCCAACCTAGGAAAAAAAGGACGAAAAAAACAAGAATGAGTAATAAAATATCCCAACGATTAATAAAACGACTAACGTTTTCCCGGTTGGCAAAGTAAAAACGGCTGTTACGCACAATGCCCCCTATTTAATCTGGTTATGCTGATGGAATATTTGAACGAACTTACTTGATTTGGATTTGCGAAAATCCAAGACCGCCTAAAATAACATAAATACTCGGATCTGTCGCCAACCTAGCCAGCGTTTTCATTTATTGACTGCAAAAAAATTAGTTTGCAATTGCAGCCTTAGCATTGAAACAAACTACAATTAGAAATATATTTTCGCTGTCATGATCTTGAGGATAGTCCCAATGCATAAATTCAAACTCTGTGCTGTTTTCGCTCTATTTGCTTTGTCGCTATCAGTCAAGGCAGCTCCTCTTGACAATGTTCAACTTGCAGTTTGGGCGAATGAGGCCATTGTTGCGACTTATACTTATGATTATAAAAATTTTTTGCAGCGCCAAAAAGAAATTGCCAAATATTTTACAGCAGATGGATGGACAGCTTATAGTGCAGCAGTTACTGCATCTAAACTTCCCGAGACCATCCAAGCAAATTCCTATAATGTCAGCGCCGTTGCCACCCTGCCCCCAACAATTAATACTTTAGGGTCTAATCAATGGGAGGCTAAGATGCCTTTACTTGTGGTTTATAAGAATCCACAGTACCAACAAAAACAAACCTTAGAGGTCACTATCCGTTTCACCCAAGCACCAGGGGGCCAGGGCGTTCGGGGGTTTGCCATCACAAGTTTACAAGCGAAGGTTAGTGAGCCGCCTTGCCAATGTCAACCTAACGAGAATAGCAATTCGTCTACAACAAACGCACAATAATTACCACCAGATGCAAAATAATTAGCATAATTAGCAACACGAGGATTAGGTTTAATTTTTTTGGCATTGTGACATCAAGTACCGCTTGTTCAGGATTATTGGGATTGTAAAATACATCGATTTCAGCATTTCTTTCATAAGCCATTGCTGCTTTATAAGCCACTTTGCGGGCATATTTACTGTTGGGATTATTATGAGCTGTATCAAGAAATAAATACTCACCAACAAAATCTTGATCAAAAACCTGATAACTGTATTTAATCCTTGGCCATAATCTAGGGCCTTCCCGCGTCCATTCAAAGGAAGTAATACGTCCTTTAGTGATTAACCAAGAACGAGTTTGAACAAGTGCCTTCCTGTCGCGCCAAAAGTACCTTAGCAAAAAGATGAGAAATAAGAGCCACACCAAATCCAGCAAACTTTGCCAAGATAATAACCGACTTAGCACTCGCTATCCTTATTAAAGTGAATAACATCAGTATGCGCATAACCCCAATGCCGTCAAGTTAAGGCACCCCCGGTATGTCCCGCGGCTTATCCGCGGAACCCCTTTTCGACCAACGCCTTTTACCAATTATAATAGTAACAGCAAGGACGATAGTAAGGACGATAATAGTAGGTACGGTAGTAATAGGGACGATAATAGTAAGTACGATAGTACACGGGGCTTACATAACCCGGCCCTATATAAACACCACCGCCACGATAAAAACCTCCATATCCCCAACCAGGCCCCCAACCCCAATGAGCATCACTAGGAACAGAAACGAATAAGCATAGGCCAAAAAGTAATGCGCCGAGGAGCTTATGGCCTCTGACATTGATATTCATAGGAATCTCCTTTCCCGACGATTTGACCATACTATAAGTATAGACCCTCCAAATAGCCGAGCCAGAGATTCGCGCGCCAAATAAGGCTGTCCAGATAGGGGCATAGGCCCCTACTTAATTTTTCAATGGCGCATTAGCATGAATTTTATTACTGCTTCTTAGATTCCCAGAATGCAATGTGAGCCCCTGTAGGATCAACAATAACCATGAAGCGGCCCATTTCGCCTACTGGAGTAACCGGTACTTTAACTGTTGCACCTAGGCTTTTTGCTTTTTCTAGTGTTCGCTCAATATCGTCTACCAAAATATATCCCATCCAATGAGGAGGAATTTGGTCTTTTTGTTCTGTAGGAATTTGCCAAATACCACCAAACTCATGCTCACCGTTAGTAATCATTGTGTAAGTCATATCACCAGCATTCTCCTCGGTGAATTTCCAACCAAGTAACTTGCCGTAAAAATCTTTGGCAGCTTGAACATTAGAAGTGGCTAACTCATTCCAACAAAATTCTCCCGCTTTTGATCTCTGCATGATTCTATTCCTTCAATCCAGCTGAATCTTTTTTAGAAAGAAATCTACTCTCTTTCCCCTTATGAAATGTCAAGACTACAGTAATTCAAAATATTGTGGAAGGTTGCAGTCCAAAAAACAAAACATCTTCCTATCATTATTAATGATTTTGCTAGAAGCAATTTTTAGACAAAACACATTTGGACAGACTGAAGGTAAAAGATATGTTTTATCTCTTGTCGTAATGCCTCATCTCGGTATAATCATCTGCACCAACGCGCGAAAAAAGGGAGTCGCAATGATCGCAAAAACACCACTCCATGCTAGCCACGTGGCATTGGGTGCCAAAATGGTAGATTTTCATGGCTGGGAAATGCCTCTGCACTATGGCTCACAGTTGGAGGAGCATCACAGTGTTCGCCAACATGCTGGAATGTTCGATGTCTCGCACATGACTATCGTTGATGTCCTTGGCGCAGGCGGCAGGCAATTTTTACGTAAATTATTAACTAATGATGTTGATTTGCTTGAGCACACCGGACGCGCGCTTTATAGCTGCATGTGCAATGAACACGGTGGAATCATCGACGATTTAATCGCTTACCAACGTGCCTCGGACAATTATCGTATCGTTTTAAATTCCGCTACACGCGCACGTGACCTAGCCTGGATTCGCAGCAAAAGCGAGGGATTTGCAGTTGGATTACAAGAGCGCAATGAGCTTGCCATGCTGGCGGTACAAGGACCTGAAGCAATAGCAAAAACAATGAGTCTTCTTACTCCTGCTCAAACTGATGCAGTCTCGACACTCACTAATTTTGAGTGCGTGGATATTGACAGCTGGTTTTTTGCTCGTACTGGCTATACCGGCGAAGATGGGCTAGAAATTATCCTCCCTAAAGAAGAAATTACTCGATTATGGTCCTCCTTATTGGAGGCAGGAGTAAAACCATGTGGCTTAGCGGCCCGGGATACCCTTCGTTTGGAAGCAGGTATGCTGTTGTATGGGCAAGACATGGATGAATCAACCACCCCCTTGGAATCCGGGTTAGAATGGACCGTAAAATGGCAACCAGAAGAAAGGGACTTTATTGGCATGGGCGCCCTCCTGTCTCAAAAACAGCAAGGTGTAAAACGTAAGTTTGTAGGCCTAATTTTACAAGACAAAGGTGTTATGCGCAGCGGACAACGTGTGATTGTTGAAGGCCATGCAGATGGGGTCATAACCAGCGGAACCTATTCCCCCACTCTCGCTAAATCAATCGCGTTAGCACGGGTACCTGCTAAAACAGGAGAACAGGTAATGGTGGATATTCGCGGAAAACTCATTCCGGCTAAAGTGGTTAAACCTAGGTTTGTTAAGCGCGGACAAATTTTATAAGAATCCCTAAGTCCTTCTTTCTTCCCTTCCCCCCAGAAAACGGGAGAAGGCCTCGAAAGGCAAAAAACTTAGCAAATTGCTGATTTGTACTGATTATAATTAATAAAGAGGACAATACCATGGCAGAGTTAAAATTCACACGGACCCATGAATGGTTAGAACACAATCCTGACGGGGTAATGACTATCGGCATTACAGAGCATGCACAGCAATTACTCGGCGACATGGTATTTGTTGAATTACCCGAAGAAGGTGACGAAGTAACTGCCGGAGAAGAATTTGGCGTTGTTGAATCCGTGAAAGCTGCTTCCGATGTTTATGCACCTGTCAGTGGGGTGATTGTTGCTGTCAACCAACGTGTGAGTGAGAATCCCGCGCTTGTTAACAGTGATCCTTATGGTGCAGGTTGGTTAGTTAAAATTAAAGCGAGCGATCCATCTGAATTAGATAACCTATTAAATGCTGATGAATATCAAAACGAGATAGCTGAGGATCATTAATATGCCTTATATTCCACATACTGCTGAAGATATTGAAGCCATGTTGGCGAATATTGGTGCCAGCAAACTCCAAGATTTGTTTGACGAGATCCCTTCATCATTGCTTTACGGCGAGCTCAAAAACATACCCACGGGTATGAATGAGATGTCGATGCTCAAAGAAGCCCGTCATTTAGCAGATAAAAATCAAAATGGACTTTGCTTCGTTGGTGCAGGCTGCTACGAGCACCATATTCCTGCTGCAGTATGGGATATTGCATCTCGTGGTGAATTCCTAACGGCTTACACACCTTACCAAGCAGAGGCAAGCCAAGGCACATTGCAGTTGCTCTATGAATACCAAACGATGATTGCCGAATTGACGGGGATGGATGTAGCCAATGCCTCAATGTACGACGGTGCAACAGCACTGGCTGAGGCGGTTCTCATGGCTGTGCGAATTAATAAGCGAAGTAAAACTAATCGTGTGCTGATTGCTGGAACGGTACATCCTTTCTATCGGGAAACTTTAGAAACTATCGTTCGTAATCAACATATCGAAGTCCTTACCTTGCCATTTGATGAAAAGCAAGGCATTACACCGCTTTCAGCGTTAGAGAAATATCGTGGTGAAGACATTACCGCCATAGTTATCGCCCAGCCTAATTTTTTTGGATGTTTAGAACTTGTTGATGAACTGACCAATTGGGCACGCACTAACCACACAATCAGTATTGCCTGTGTCAATCCTATTTCACTGGCTCTGTTAAAACCGCCAGGCCAATGGGGTGAACACGGAGTTGACATTGTATGCGGTGAAGGACAACCCTTAGGCTCGCCAATGGCTTCAGGCGGCCCTTATTTTGGCTTTTTCAGTTCTCGCATGGAGTATGTGCGCCAAATGCCCGGTCGTTTAATTGGGCGCACTTTGGATAAAGACGGTAAAACAGGCTATAGCTTGACTTTGCAGGCTCGGGAACAGCACATTAGACGCGGCAAGGCTACTTCAAACATCTGCACAAACCAGGGATTATTAGTTACTGCTGCAACCATCCACATGAGCTTGCTGGGGGCTGAGGGCATGCAACAGGTTGCTCGCCACTGCCATCATAATACACGTGCGTTAGTGACCGCATTGACACAAATCGATGGAGTGGAAACGGTTTTCTCAGCACCTTGTTTTCATGAAACACTTATACGTCTCAATCAACCTGTCGACGAGATACTAACCCGCTTACGCGACTATGGCATAATCGGTGGTTATTCAGCAGAATCACATTATCCTCAATTGGCCAATACCTTACTGGTTTGTGCCACAGAAATGCGGACAAGTGAAGACATCGCACACTATGCCAATTCCCTTAAACAAATTCTGGCTCAATGAGGTGACTGATGTTTATTATATTGCTTACATATAAAACACCGATTAGTGAAGTAGATAAGTATTTACAAGCACATCGCGAATATCTTGATTACCACTACAAACAAGGATTGCTGCTTGCATCAGGCCCTATGAAACCTCGTACTGGCGGTATCATCATTGCAGCTACTAACGATAAAGCCTATTTAGAAGAAGTGATTAAACGAGACCCTTATTACTTAGCTGAAATCGCTGATTATCAATTAATCGAGTTTACACCAGTCAAACATTGCAATGAACTTAAAGATCTTATCCAAAAAACGGAGGGCAAATTATGTTAATTTTTGAACGCTCAAAAGCCACCCGTCAAGCGACAGCACAAGCTCCTCATCCAATTGCAGAACCATTAGCAATCCCTGATCAGTTCTTGCGCTCTACCCCTCCGCGTTTGCCCGCTTGCTCCGAACTCCAAGTGGTTCGGCATTATACAAAGCTCTCGCAAAAGAACTTCGGCATTGATACCAATTTCTACCCATTAGGCTCATGCACCATGAAATATAATCCTCGAGGGGTGCACAAAGCCGCTATGATGCCGCAATTCAGTAATCGCCATCCTTTGGCTCCGGAGAAAGCAAGCCAAGGCTTTCTGCAAATCCTTTTTGAACTACAAAATTACCTCGCTGAAATTACTGGCATGCAGGGTGTTTCACTCACGCCTATGGCGGGTTCTCAAGGTGAATTTGCCGGAGTGGCAATGATTAAGGCTTACCATCAGTCACGCGGTGACACAGCACGTGATGAAATTCTTATCCCTGATGCCGCGCATGGCACAAACCCTGCCTCTGCGGTAATGTGTGGATTTAAAGTCATTGAACTTGCAACAGCAGAGGATGGTGATATTGATCTCGAGGAACTTCGCAGTAAAGTTGGTCCTAAAACAGCTGGAATTATGCTAACCAACCCCTCAACCTTAGGGTTGTTTATGCGTCAAATCAAGGAAGTAGCGCAAATCGTACACCAAGCAGGCGGGCTACTTTATTATGACGGCGCTAACTTAAATGCCATTTTGGGCCGAGTTAGACCAGGCGATATGGGTTTTGATGTCATGCATTTAAATCTGCATAAAACTTTTGCAACACCGCATGGCGGTGGCGGCCCCGGGGCTGGTCCTGTTGCAGTAGGGAAACGCTTGTTACCTTATTTGCCGTTACCGACTGTAGTGAAAGAAAATGATCACTACCGTTGGGCTACGAATAATGACATACCTCAAAGTATTGGGCGCTTGTCTTGTTTTATGGGTAACGCGGGTATTTTACTTCGCGCCTATTTCTATATTCGTGTTTTAGGCAGAGAGGGATTACTTCGCGTTTCAGATTTTGCCACACTAAATGCCAATTACCTGCTTGCCCAATTGGAGAAAGCTGGATTTAAACCTGCTTACCCGGGACGTCGGGCGACCCACGAATTTATTTTATCCTTAAGTCAAGAGAAAAAAGCTAATGGCATAACCGCAATGGATTTAGCAAAACGCTTACTTGATTATGGTTTCCATGCGCCGACAACTTATTTCCCGCTGCTCGTGCCTGAATGTCTACTTATCGAACCTACTGAAACAGAAAGCAAGGAAGAACTAGACGGCTTTATTAGTGCGATGCAAGCAATACGGCATGAAGCTGAAACAAACCCTAATCTCTTAAGAGACGCACCCCATACTCTACCAGTGAAACGTTTGGATGATGTCAAAGCAGCGAGAGAGTTAGACTTGAATTATTTTCATCATCAAGAGTAATTTCTTACAACTCGAGCAAGAAAGTTACTTGAGGTTCGTCATTAAAACTCATTTTAGCTCTAAGCACAGACTTAGAGCTCATTCCTATTGATAAAAGATGAGGCCCCACTGCCTAATTTCATAGGCTTGAGTATACTAAAAGTACTACTCCTTAATATAAAGCAAGTGATGTCTACGTTAATCGCAAGACAAGCCATATATGATGCCCAAAGCACTGTTTGTGCCTATGAAATTCTCTATCGCACCGGGGACCTTAATTACGCAAATATTGACACTTCTGATGAAAAATCTGGATACGATGCAACTGCTTCCGTACTTTACAATCTTTTTACGCACTTAAATATTAATACGATTATCGGCTCACACCCTGCTTACATTAACTTCACTCGTACTCATCTATTGCAACAAATACCTGCTAGGCTCCCTAAGGATAGAGTTGTTATTGAATTATTAGAAAATCTTTGGGTTGATGATCTTTTATTAAAAAATGTAATCATGCTTTCTGAGCAAGGCTATAAAATAGCACTCGATGATTTTGTTTTTCGAGAAGAATTAATCCCGCTCATTAATATTGTGGATATAATAAAAATTGAAGTTTTAGGCTTAAGTAAGCAAGAAATTAAAAAACAGCTGGCAGTACTTAAGGCAATGGGATTTAAGGG
The genomic region above belongs to Legionella micdadei and contains:
- a CDS encoding DotI/IcmL family type IV secretion protein, translated to MHKFKLCAVFALFALSLSVKAAPLDNVQLAVWANEAIVATYTYDYKNFLQRQKEIAKYFTADGWTAYSAAVTASKLPETIQANSYNVSAVATLPPTINTLGSNQWEAKMPLLVVYKNPQYQQKQTLEVTIRFTQAPGGQGVRGFAITSLQAKVSEPPCQCQPNENSNSSTTNAQ
- a CDS encoding DUF3592 domain-containing protein, giving the protein MLSRLLSWQSLLDLVWLLFLIFLLRYFWRDRKALVQTRSWLITKGRITSFEWTREGPRLWPRIKYSYQVFDQDFVGEYLFLDTAHNNPNSKYARKVAYKAAMAYERNAEIDVFYNPNNPEQAVLDVTMPKKLNLILVLLIMLIILHLVVIIVRLL
- a CDS encoding VOC family protein — translated: MQRSKAGEFCWNELATSNVQAAKDFYGKLLGWKFTEENAGDMTYTMITNGEHEFGGIWQIPTEQKDQIPPHWMGYILVDDIERTLEKAKSLGATVKVPVTPVGEMGRFMVIVDPTGAHIAFWESKKQ
- the gcvT gene encoding glycine cleavage system aminomethyltransferase GcvT, encoding MIAKTPLHASHVALGAKMVDFHGWEMPLHYGSQLEEHHSVRQHAGMFDVSHMTIVDVLGAGGRQFLRKLLTNDVDLLEHTGRALYSCMCNEHGGIIDDLIAYQRASDNYRIVLNSATRARDLAWIRSKSEGFAVGLQERNELAMLAVQGPEAIAKTMSLLTPAQTDAVSTLTNFECVDIDSWFFARTGYTGEDGLEIILPKEEITRLWSSLLEAGVKPCGLAARDTLRLEAGMLLYGQDMDESTTPLESGLEWTVKWQPEERDFIGMGALLSQKQQGVKRKFVGLILQDKGVMRSGQRVIVEGHADGVITSGTYSPTLAKSIALARVPAKTGEQVMVDIRGKLIPAKVVKPRFVKRGQIL
- the gcvH gene encoding glycine cleavage system protein GcvH yields the protein MAELKFTRTHEWLEHNPDGVMTIGITEHAQQLLGDMVFVELPEEGDEVTAGEEFGVVESVKAASDVYAPVSGVIVAVNQRVSENPALVNSDPYGAGWLVKIKASDPSELDNLLNADEYQNEIAEDH
- the gcvPA gene encoding aminomethyl-transferring glycine dehydrogenase subunit GcvPA, whose amino-acid sequence is MPYIPHTAEDIEAMLANIGASKLQDLFDEIPSSLLYGELKNIPTGMNEMSMLKEARHLADKNQNGLCFVGAGCYEHHIPAAVWDIASRGEFLTAYTPYQAEASQGTLQLLYEYQTMIAELTGMDVANASMYDGATALAEAVLMAVRINKRSKTNRVLIAGTVHPFYRETLETIVRNQHIEVLTLPFDEKQGITPLSALEKYRGEDITAIVIAQPNFFGCLELVDELTNWARTNHTISIACVNPISLALLKPPGQWGEHGVDIVCGEGQPLGSPMASGGPYFGFFSSRMEYVRQMPGRLIGRTLDKDGKTGYSLTLQAREQHIRRGKATSNICTNQGLLVTAATIHMSLLGAEGMQQVARHCHHNTRALVTALTQIDGVETVFSAPCFHETLIRLNQPVDEILTRLRDYGIIGGYSAESHYPQLANTLLVCATEMRTSEDIAHYANSLKQILAQ
- a CDS encoding YciI family protein → MFIILLTYKTPISEVDKYLQAHREYLDYHYKQGLLLASGPMKPRTGGIIIAATNDKAYLEEVIKRDPYYLAEIADYQLIEFTPVKHCNELKDLIQKTEGKLC
- the gcvPB gene encoding aminomethyl-transferring glycine dehydrogenase subunit GcvPB; its protein translation is MLIFERSKATRQATAQAPHPIAEPLAIPDQFLRSTPPRLPACSELQVVRHYTKLSQKNFGIDTNFYPLGSCTMKYNPRGVHKAAMMPQFSNRHPLAPEKASQGFLQILFELQNYLAEITGMQGVSLTPMAGSQGEFAGVAMIKAYHQSRGDTARDEILIPDAAHGTNPASAVMCGFKVIELATAEDGDIDLEELRSKVGPKTAGIMLTNPSTLGLFMRQIKEVAQIVHQAGGLLYYDGANLNAILGRVRPGDMGFDVMHLNLHKTFATPHGGGGPGAGPVAVGKRLLPYLPLPTVVKENDHYRWATNNDIPQSIGRLSCFMGNAGILLRAYFYIRVLGREGLLRVSDFATLNANYLLAQLEKAGFKPAYPGRRATHEFILSLSQEKKANGITAMDLAKRLLDYGFHAPTTYFPLLVPECLLIEPTETESKEELDGFISAMQAIRHEAETNPNLLRDAPHTLPVKRLDDVKAARELDLNYFHHQE